The nucleotide sequence GGTGGATCCGACAGCAGCGGCACCAGCTGACCGGTGGTAAGCGGCCCGGCCAGCCGGTCGGCGTCGAGGTGCACACCGGTGACCAGGTCGGCCAGCCGCAGTGCGGCCTCGAGGCCGGCGCCGGACCAGCCGGGGTCACCCTGGTCGGGCAGGCCGACCCGGCGCATCAGCGGCACCAGGGCGTCCGGCGCCTCGCCCCAGCGCCGGACCGGGGAACTCGGGTCGAACCCGGTGCGCAGCACGCCGTCCACCGCGTGCGCGAACCGCTGGTTGCCGTTGACGTTCGTGTACACCGACAGTGCCTCGGCGCCGCCCGAGACGGCCCGCAGCACCTCGTTCCGGCTGCCCTCGTAGCCGTTCTCCTCCAGCACGAAGACCCAGCCGTCGAGCCGGCCGGCCAGCACGAGGGGCGTGAGCGGCGACGGGGTGGCCTGGTCGGCACCGGCCAGTGACCGGAGGCTGGCCGGGTCGGCGCCGAACCGGCGCAGCACCGCCGACTCGTCGGGGTTCCGGACGAACGTCAGACAGAACGCCTCGCGGAGGTTCGTGTCGTCGAGCCAGTCGTACTCGTCGTCGAGCCAGTCGTGGTCGCCCATGCCGTCCCCGTCCCCGTGAAGTGTCGACCGTAACCGACGACAGCCAACCGTGGGCGTACGACAAAACCCGGCGGGCGTCACCGGTGCCGGGATTACGGTGAGGAGCATGGACCCATCCGCCATCTGGCGGGACAAGAACCATCGCTGGCGGATCGAGGCGATCCGCGCTCCCGACCTGCGGTTCGCCATCTACGCCACCAACGGCACCACCGAATCCGCCCCGCTCTGGCTATACGGCATGCCGGCGCTGGCCCGGTGGCTGATGATCCAGAACATCGAACTGGGCGACCTGGTGGCGGAGGACCTGTGACCCTCGGAGCGGCGGGACGTTCCCCCGGCCGCCGACCCGTCGCGTAGTTTTCCTTCTTGACCAGCTCATGTGTTGTAGGTAACTTCCGGGACACGTTTCCGTGCCCGCAGCCCCGCCCCCGGGAGGCCGTCGTGCGACGCAGAAAGTTCCTCGCCAGCACCGCCGCAGCCAGCGCCCTCGGCGCCACGGCGGGCACCCTCGGCGGTGCCACCGCCTCCGCGGCCCCGGACACCGACCGCTTCGGCCCGGACGGGCACGGCGGGCACGGCCGGCGGGTCGGCACCGGCCTGGACGTACTCGTCGAGTCCCGGTTCGCCGCGCTGGCCGGTCAGCGGGTGGGCGTGCTTTCCAACCCGACCGGGGTGGACGCCCGCTACCGCCACCTGGTCGACCTGATGCACGGCTCCGGCCGGGTGCGGCTGACCGCCGCGTTCGGACCGGAGCACGGCTTCCGGGGCTCGGCCCAGGCCGGCGGCAGCGAGGGGACCGGGATCGACGCCCGGACCGGCGTCACCGTCTACGACGCGTACGGCGCCTCGCAGGCGAAGTGGGGAGAACTGATCGCCCAGGCCGGGGTCGACACCGTCGTCTTCGACATCCAGGACGTGGGCGCCCGCTTCTACACCTACATCTGGACCCTCTACGACTCGATGGTCGCCGCCGCCCGGCTCGGCATCCGGTACGTCGTACTCGACCGGCCGAACCCGATCGGCGGCCGGGCGTACGGGCCGATGATGACCACGCCGTTCACCTCGGGCGTCGGCAAGAAGGAGATCGTGCAGCAGCACGGCATGACCGTCGGCGAGCTGGCCCGGTTCTACAACGGCGAGTTCCTGCCGGCCGAGGCGGGCCGGCCGGTCGACCTCACCGTGATCAGGTGCCGGGGTTGGCGGCGCGGCGACTTCGCCGCCGACGCCGGCGTGCCGTGGGTGCTGCCCAGCCCGAACATGCCGACCCCGGACACCGCGCTCGTCTATCCCGGCACCTGCATGTTCGAGGGGGTCGCCTCGATGACCGAGGGACGGGGGACCACCCGGCCGTTCGAGCTGGTCGGCGGCCTGGCCGACGACTTCGACTACCACCTGGTGGACCGGGTCGCCGCCCGGGAACTGCCCGGGGTCGAGTTCCGGGAGGCGTACTTCTCGCCGACCGCCGCCGGACAGAAGCCGGACCTGCTCAACAAGCTCTGCGCCGGCGTCGAGGTACGGGTCACCGACCCGGCCCGGTTCGACCCGGTGCGTACCGGCGTCGCGCTGCTGGTCGAGGCCCGGAAGTACCCCGCGTTCGCCTGGCGGGCGGACAGCTGGGACGCCGCCCGGCCGTACTGGATCGACAAGCTCACCGGCTCCACCCGGCTGCGCACGATGATCGACGCCGGGGCCGACGTGCCGGACGTGGTCGGTGCCTGGTCGGCCGAGTTGGCCGAGTTCGACCGGCGGCGCCGGCCCTACCTGCTCTACTGACCGACGGCGCGCCGGCCCTACTGACCGACGAACCGTACCCGCCCTACTGACCGGCGGTCACAGCCCTTCGCACGGCTGGTCCCCGACCGCGCAGCTGGTCGGCCGCTTCTGGGTGAGCGTGGTGTCCCGGTCCACCTCGAACCAGATCGTCACCGAGCGCTTCGCCGCGAGCGGGGCGCCGGTGAAGGTGACCTGCTGCTCCTCCTGCCGGTAGCTCTCCGCTCCGGTGGCATCGGCCAGCCGCGCGCCACCGGAGAGGGTGAGCACCAGGGTCCAGCTCGGGGCGGCCGCGTCGCCGTCGTTGGTCACCACCACCTCGCCCTCGTAGCCCAGCAGCCGGCTCCGCACCGTGCTGTACCGGGCGGCCAGGTTCGGCTGGCCCGCCCTCGGCGGGTTCGCGGCGGCCGGCGACGAGGTGCGGCGGGGCGTGCTGCCGGGCCGGGCCGGCCGGCTGGGCGGGACCGTGCTGGCGGCGCCGGTCGGGGTCCGGGCGCTCGGCGCGGGCGTACCCGCCGGGGTGCTCGGCGTGGCGCTGGCGGCGGTGGCCGTCGGTCCGCCGGCCCGGTCGTCGTCCTGGCCCAAGACCAGACCGGTGGCCACGACCGTCGCGCCGACCGCCAGGGCCAGCACCGCCAGCGCGGCACCGAGCCGCCGCCTGGACCGCCGGCCCGGGTCGGGCCCGCCGGCCGGCACGGCGCTGAGCACCTGGGTGGGCGCCGGCAGTTCCACCTCGCGGAACGCCAGCCAGTCGAGTACGGCGGGCAGCCGGGTGTCGAGCAGTCCCCGGTGGCACTCCGCGCGCCGTCCGGGTTCGGCGGGCAGCCAGGGCTCCTCGTCGTCGCCCTGCACGACGGTGAGCCGGCATCCCTCCGCGGTGGGGGTCAGCTCGCACTCCAGCCGGGTCTGTTGTCCCTCGTCGGGCCAGCGCAGCACGATCCGGTGTGGCCGGTCCACCTCGACCAGCTCGACGACGATCAGCTCGTCGAGTTCGGGCAGGTCGACCGGGCGCAGCTCGAACCGGCTGATCGACGAGGGCCGTGGTGCGATCGAGGCGAACCACTTCGGCAGCAGCTCGCGATCGGTGAGCGCCCGCCAGACCCGTTCCGGGGGATGGCGCAGTTCGACGCTGGTCCGGATTTCGGTCACGGCGGAACTGTACGGCCATCCGGCACCGCGGGCCCGTCGGCCCTACCGAGCCACCGACGCAGGCCAGCGCAGACCACCGCCGGCCCGAGCCGCCCGTCGGGACCCGCCCGGCGGCCGGTCACCGAATCGGAGACGATTGCGTTATTCCGGTAAAACAGACTGTATGCGGCAATTAGCATGATCCGAGTGAAAAACAAGGGACTGCGGACCCTGCTGTCGATCGGTGCCGCGCTCGCCGTCATCTACTTCGGCACCACCGGTGCGGAGGGAGGCGAGGGCGGGGTCACCAACACCGTCCTGCTGCTGGCCGTCGCCGCCGGCCTGATCGTCTGGTACCTGACCCGGCCCGCCTCGGGCAAACCGGTGAGCTGACCGCGCATCGCACCGCCCGGCCTCCTCACACGGCACCGCCTGCGGGCCGACCGGCCTCCTCACACGGCCCGCCCACCGGCCCGTTCACCGGGCGGCGGCGACGGCCGCCCTGTCCAGTTCGGCGATCGACTGCTGACCGAGCGAGACGCGGACCAGCGCGGAGGCCAATCGGGGAAAA is from Micromonospora sp. WMMD1102 and encodes:
- a CDS encoding DUF6461 domain-containing protein, which codes for MGDHDWLDDEYDWLDDTNLREAFCLTFVRNPDESAVLRRFGADPASLRSLAGADQATPSPLTPLVLAGRLDGWVFVLEENGYEGSRNEVLRAVSGGAEALSVYTNVNGNQRFAHAVDGVLRTGFDPSSPVRRWGEAPDALVPLMRRVGLPDQGDPGWSGAGLEAALRLADLVTGVHLDADRLAGPLTTGQLVPLLSDPPELPTWMLRDDEELLTAITAAPPDLLRRVVAAEARRRAVEAGIAAEPVLADALAELDRAERRTVPDDSALGLLLRELACQADLAGTSLALPTQRGRMTDAERQRAFQRHSAGLAVQAALFPDQVRAAYQVLGWVAPPRDPARVAHRARLLAELRA
- a CDS encoding DUF1343 domain-containing protein — encoded protein: MRRRKFLASTAAASALGATAGTLGGATASAAPDTDRFGPDGHGGHGRRVGTGLDVLVESRFAALAGQRVGVLSNPTGVDARYRHLVDLMHGSGRVRLTAAFGPEHGFRGSAQAGGSEGTGIDARTGVTVYDAYGASQAKWGELIAQAGVDTVVFDIQDVGARFYTYIWTLYDSMVAAARLGIRYVVLDRPNPIGGRAYGPMMTTPFTSGVGKKEIVQQHGMTVGELARFYNGEFLPAEAGRPVDLTVIRCRGWRRGDFAADAGVPWVLPSPNMPTPDTALVYPGTCMFEGVASMTEGRGTTRPFELVGGLADDFDYHLVDRVAARELPGVEFREAYFSPTAAGQKPDLLNKLCAGVEVRVTDPARFDPVRTGVALLVEARKYPAFAWRADSWDAARPYWIDKLTGSTRLRTMIDAGADVPDVVGAWSAELAEFDRRRRPYLLY
- a CDS encoding SRPBCC domain-containing protein, which produces MTEIRTSVELRHPPERVWRALTDRELLPKWFASIAPRPSSISRFELRPVDLPELDELIVVELVEVDRPHRIVLRWPDEGQQTRLECELTPTAEGCRLTVVQGDDEEPWLPAEPGRRAECHRGLLDTRLPAVLDWLAFREVELPAPTQVLSAVPAGGPDPGRRSRRRLGAALAVLALAVGATVVATGLVLGQDDDRAGGPTATAASATPSTPAGTPAPSARTPTGAASTVPPSRPARPGSTPRRTSSPAAANPPRAGQPNLAARYSTVRSRLLGYEGEVVVTNDGDAAAPSWTLVLTLSGGARLADATGAESYRQEEQQVTFTGAPLAAKRSVTIWFEVDRDTTLTQKRPTSCAVGDQPCEGL